Proteins from a single region of Serinus canaria isolate serCan28SL12 chromosome 28, serCan2020, whole genome shotgun sequence:
- the F2RL3 gene encoding proteinase-activated receptor 4 yields MGTLGSRQLLLCWALWGLCLASDYDDYSQNSTSEQASTPEASPCPRAIPGDQATVNNVTYLLIPEATRAQLGSAVTVRLIPCLYVLVFLLGLPSNALALWVLATRAERQAPTVFLMNLAAADLLLISVLPFKISYYFLGNHWPFGEGLCRLTTALFYGNMYCSVLLLTCISVDRYLAVAHPFSSRAFRTPALAAGTCAGAWLCSAALTLPLALQQQSYPLLGAGLTLCHDVLPRHEDDGFYFYYFVVLISCAFLLPLLLLALSSGAVLRVLLRGGGRYGHAAKLTALVLVTLVVFYVPSNVLLLLHYSSPCSRLHGRLYLSYMVSLALSTFNSCADPFVYYYVSEDFREKVKRKVFRGSKKTTISLKTSKETLPRSKHSLV; encoded by the exons ATGGGCACCCttgggagcaggcagctcctgctctgctgggccctCTGGGGACTCTGCCTGGCCTCGGACTACGATG ATTACTCCCAGAACAGCACCAGCGAGCAGGCCAGCACTCCAGAGGCCAGCCCTTGTCCCCGAGCTATCCCGGGGGACCAGGCCACGGTCAACAATGTCACCTACCTGCTGATCCCCGAGGCCACCcgtgcccagctgggcagcgCCGTCACCGTGCGCCTCATCCCGTGTCTCTACGTCCTGGtgttcctgctggggctgccatcCAACGCCCTGGCCCTGTGGGTGCTGGCCACCCGGGCCGAGCGCCAGGCCCCCACCGTGTTCCTGATGAACCTGGCGGCCGCCGACCTGCTGCTCATCTCCGTGCTGCCCTTCAAGATCTCCTACTACTTCCTGGGCAACCACTGGCCCTTCGGGGAAGGGCTGTGCCGCCTCACCACGGCTCTTTTCTACGGCAACATGTACTGCTccgtgctgctgctcacctgcatCAGCGTGGATCGCTACCTGGCCGTGGCTCACCCCTTCTCCTCCCGCGCCTTCCGCACTCCCGCCTTGGCCGCCGGCACCTGCGCCGGGGCCTGGCTCTGCTCGGCCGCCCTGAcgctgcccctggccctgcagcagcagtccTACCCCCTGCTCGGGGCGGGCCTCACGCTGTGCCACGACGTCCTGCCCCGGCACGAGGACGACGGGTTCTACTTTTATTATTTCGTGGTGCTGATCTCCTGCGCCTtcctgctgccgctgctgctgctggcgctGAGCTCGGGCGCGGTGCTGCGCGTCCTCCTGCGCGGGGGCGGCCGCTACGGCCACGCCGCCAAGCTCACGGCCCTCGTGCTCGTCACCCTCGTGGTTTTCTATGTCCCCAGCaatgtcctgctgctgcttcactactccagcccctgctccaggctgcacGGCCGGCTGTACCTCAGCTACATGGTCAGCCTGGCCCTCAGCACCTTCAACAGTTGCGCTGACCCCTTTGTCTACTACTACGTGTCGGAGGATTTCCGGGAGAAGGTGAAGAGGAAAGTGTTCAGGGgcagcaaaaaaaccaccattTCCCTAAAGACCTCCAAGGAAACGCTGCCCCGTTCCAAGCATTCGCTGGTGTGA